From the genome of Nitrososphaerales archaeon:
AAACATCGGTCCCACTTAACTCCTTTATCCTTTTGATTGAATCCTTCACCATGAATCTTGCGGTCTCTTTCTCAGCTGGTGGTACAGAATCTTCCAAATCTAAAGTGATGACGTCCGCAGGTATCGTAGGTGCTTTTTCGATAAATCTCCAATTATTACCAGGTACATAAAATACAGACCTCATTACCACCATATTCTCACCATCTTCACTTACCCAATACATACTTAAGCGTTGGAATTATCTCCTCAGGTCGGTTAACTACATAGGCTCCAACACTTTTAAGTGTTTCTATCTTACTCTTCGCACTACCCCTTCCATGTTCGATGATACTACTGGCATGTGAAAATCTCATACCCTCTGGAGCCCATGCGCCTGCGATGTATATCACAAATGGCTTTGTGAACTCTCCCCTTCTGATGACTTCTGCAGCCTCTTCTTCATGTAGACCACCGATCTCTCCAAAGGCTACAACGGCCCTCGTCTCTTCGTCTTTTTCAAATAAAGGCAATATATCACCAAAGGACATGCCCACGATCGGCTCGGTACCAACATGTATAGCGGTACTCACACCGAATCCCGCCTGTTTAAGTATCCAGGGGATCGTACTTGCTTGTCCACCACTTCTCGATAGAACACCGATGTCACCGGGCTTGAATACTACTCGCGCTCTCTCCGCAGTCCCTCCGAGCCAACCCGCCGCTGCTTTACCGGGGCTAATGATCCCTATCGAGCCTGGGCCGAGTAACTTTGCACCTTTACGCTTTGCAAATGCTACCATCTCCATTATATCATGCAAAGGAACTCGCTCAACGGGCATAACGATGAATTTTATATCACATTCTAAAGCTTCCATTACCGCATCTTTGAGGAAAGGTCCAGGTACGAATGTAACGCTACAATCTATCGGTCCATGATGCTTAATCGCCTGCTCTACAGTATCATATACAGGCACACCCGCTTCCGTAGTCCCTCCTCTACCAGGTGTAACACCAGCAACGACTTTAGTACCATAATTCTTCATGAAGAGCGCTCGTGCAGACCCTTCTCTACCGGTTATGCCCTGTATCAATACAGTAGTCTTTTCATCTAAAAGTATCGCCATAACCCTTCACACCATATACTTCCTTTTATACTCATCGAGCCCCTTTATCGGCACTTCTATCCTTATAGCCTTTAAACCCCTGAACCAACATTCATATTCACATGCCAAACATTCGGTACCCAACCGTTTCACCTCCTCAGGGCTTATCAAGATCGCTGGCTTACCACCTCTTAACCTCAATATACCACGATCGTAAAGGCTACAACCTTTTATACACGCCTTTGTCTTACATTCAAGACATTTACTGTCATCGATTATCACTTTAATCGTCTGTTCTTCAAATTCGAGCATAACTTTAACCACCTCTTATGCCCCTTTCTTTTCTATATTCATCGATGAGCGCCCTCATTCTTTGGGCGATGAAGTCGGTATCGTATACATGTTCACTACCATATATCTCAAGGCGTATCGGTAAATCTCTTAACCCTTCTTTTAATATTTCAATCGATTCTTCCTCCTTATTACCACATATAAGGATCAAGACGGGGAATCCAGGTTTATTAGCCAACTCTTCTCTTAACGCTTTTACAATAGCGTGCGCATGGTGCCATTGCTCTTGATTCGCAATTACAAAGCCTCCAAGCATATACCCTTCGATACCGGGTTGTGAAAGTATAATCTTTGCGATTCGATAAATTTTGGCAGCTGTAGGATTACCACTTGTATCGGCATAATTCGCAATCTTCAATCCATAACGATTCAATGCATCGACACCTAAAATCGCCCCTCCACCACCGATCCCATGGTAACCTATGTATCCAGGCTCTTTAATCTCTTTAACCATCTGCATGAAGTAACCAACACCTCTATAATCGTTCTTCTCAACACTCCATGCGATTTTATCTAACTCGGTTGGAGGTTTATTCATCTCTCGAGCGATCTCAATTTCAAGTTCAGGATGGCGGTATACGGAAGAATCATCTATAGTTATACGACAATCGGCTGCACATATCTTATTATCCTTCGTTAATACCAATGGGTTTATCTCAGCTACACGAGCATCGTACTTTCTAAAGACTTCATATATGCCACAGATCGCTGTACTTAAAGGCCTCAACAGATCATTCGAAATACCACATCTTAAGGCGAGGTTAAAAGCATCGTAGACTTTGACACCTCTAAATATATCCACAACCATGCGGGCGATCTTTTCAGGATGCTCTTTAGCTATCTCTTCAATATCCACGCCACCTTCGCTACTGAATATCAATACAGGTGCTCTGACCTCACGAGAAGTATCGATGATGACACCCGTGTAAAATTCCCTTTGTATATCTAACTTCTCTTCGACCAACACCTTTTCCACCGGATTCCCCTTAATCTCCTTGCCTAGTAGCTCTCTCGCAAACCCTTCCGCCTCTTGAGGACTGTTAGCGAATTTTATCCCACCAGCTTTGAAGCGGCCCGTTACCCAAACCTGTGCTTTAACCACTACGGGCTTTCCGATCTTCTCTGCAATAACTCTTGCTTCTTCGGGTGTCGATGCAACACCACCTTCAGGGATCGGTACTCCTACATTCTTCAATAGTTGCTTACCTTGATACTCGTAGAGCCGAACCATACCAAAATTGATTTTCTAACTATATTTAAATTTTTTTTAATTTGTTCTTTTTTTTTTTAAATCAAAAAATTAATATTTTTACATGATTTTCGAAATAAAAAACATAAATTAACAATGTTATATTCTAAAAATTAGAAAATTGAATTTTTACAAAAAAGGTTTGCAAGATATTGTTAAGTTCATCTATTGAGTTAGCTTCGAAAGGCTTACCGATCATTGGTGATATACTCTTAATATCCTTAAGCCCCGATCCCGTAACCACACATACGATCTTTTCATCTTCTTCGATACGATCGTCTTCGATCAATTTGATGAGCCCAGCTATCGATGCTGCTCCAGCCGGTTCTGCAAAGATTCCTGTATATTTGGCAAGTAAGATCTGTGCTCTAAGCATTTCATCATCTGAAACAGATTCGGCGAAGCCCTTCGATTCACGCAGTAATTTAAGAACTCTAACTCCACTTGGAGGATCGGGATTCGATATGGCGTGTGCGATGGTTCGGGATTTATCGAATGGTCGAATCTTATCGTAACCATTCTTAAAAGCACTCACTATAGGTGAGCAACCTTCAGCCTGTATGGCGATCAATTGAGGTAGCTCATTTATCAACCCTAATTCGTAAAACTCCTTCAAACCCTTCCAATAAGCACTTATATTCCCTCCACTACTTGTCGGGATCAGGATCTTATCTGGTACATTCCAATCGAGTTGTTCACAGATTTCGAAGGATGCTGTCTTCTGACCTTCAACTCTCATTGGAGAGTCCGATTGGACTACATAAAATCCATACTTTACACTTAGCTCGATTGCAAATCTATAAAGTTGTGAATAAGGTACTCCCATACTGATTACAATGGGCGAGTAAACCAGTGTATGGGTGAGCTTTTCTAGAGGTGTGTCTGAGGGGATGAGGATCACACAACCGATACCTGCTCTTGCAGAGTATGCAGCTAAAGATGTAGCCATATTTCCCGTAGATGCACAGATAACGAATCTTGCACCTATGTCGATCGCTTTAGATACTCCAACACTACTCCCTCTATCCTTAAATGAATATGTGGGATTTCTCGTCTCATCTTTGATGAATAAATTTTTAACCTTCAACCTTTCATTCAACCTCTCACTCTTGATAAGAGGGGTCCATCCTTCATCCATAGAGATGATTTTACGTGTAGGAGGTAATAGTTCAATATAGCGCCAAATGTTATATTGGCGATCTTTGAATAACCTACCTTTCTTCAAACTTGAATAGATTCGTTCGTAATCGTACCGGACTTCAAGAGGGTAATCACAAACTTCACAACGATAGATCAGATCATTGAGATTATAACTTTTACCGCATAGTGAACATTCCATCATCATAACTATCGATATTCAGTGTATATAACAAACACAATTTAAAGGTTATAGGTTTAAGCTCCCTGAAGGGCTTTAATTCTCTTAACGATATTCGGATGTGTAGAGAAGAGCTCCATAATTCTATCTGCGATCGTAACCTTTCGTGAAAGGATCTCTCTAACCAATTCGGAATCGGTTCTTGTGAATCTACTCTTTGCTAACAGTACTTCATCTTGATCCGCCCTATCTGGATCACTTATGAATAAAGCTTTAAACGAGCTGAAACCTCCAGTATTACCATGATGTAATTTATACCTTCCCGTCTGCATCGTGATCTTTGCCAATGCCTCCGAAAGCTTTCTACCCCCTTCATCCACATTCCTCACCGCATGCTGATCGGCGTAATACTCTCTCAATCTACTCAAACCCATCACAAAGAGGCTTAAAACCCAGTAGAGTGCCATGGCCGCTATACCTATCAATAGAGCCCCTCCGCCCTCTCTACTCCTCCTTTCATACATGCCTGAAATCATAAGTGAATAACCGATATAGTAGACGATGGCTGGGAGTACTGAAGCGAACATCATTATCTGAACATCCCTATGCTTTAGATGACCGATTTCATGGGCCAATACGGCTTCAACCTCTTCATCCTCTAGAGTCTTCAATAACTCTGTAGTGACAGCAACCCTTCTTCCTGCGATCGGTGATCCATAAGCGAAAGCGTTCGGTATAGGTATATTTGCGATCATAACTTTAGGTATCGGGAATCTCGTCCTTTGGCAGATGCGCCTTACCATGTTGTAAATCTTCGGATTCTCCGCTTCGCTAATCTCTTTTACTCTGTACATCGCATCAATGAGATATGGTGCAATGAGCCATTGGATCAGATTGATTGCAACGACGAAGAAGATCAAGGTGTAAAAGCTTAGGGCATTTACTAAGCTAAGGATTACGGCAAAGAATAGCGTCGATATACCTATGATGAATGCCAATGTCCCGATCATCGATAGATGGAGTTTTAGTATGTGCATAGCGATAATGATAGGAAGGATGGTATGATTTAAATTTTAATTTTCAATTTTATTCCTAACATTCGCTATTTTGATATTAATCTTTAGCACTATATCGCGAATCTTTGTAGAAATTTTAAAAAATTTAATCGTTTAATCAATAATTTTAAATTAATTATTGTTGGTGAATCTGTAAAATCGTCGGAGAATAAAAAAGGTTATTGTTAAGGTGGAAAGACTTTGATAGCCTTTACTGGACATTGTGTTTCACAAGCTAAGCAGAAGATACAATCGCTCTCTCTAACTGGGTCCGATTTCCTCTCAGCCTTTGGTGGTGGTGAATTGGGGTTGATTAGTCGTGGATCGTGGCCCGGTGTTTCAACCCATTCATAAACACCTACTGGACAAACATCTATACATATACCTTCAGCGATACATACATCAAAGTCTACACAGACTGTAGAGCCATGTATACCGAGCCTCTTAGGAGGGTCTACAGGTCCCCATACATCATGGCCTTGATGCTTACCGACCACGGTCCTCTTACTTTTAAAGTCGGGATCTATCGGTGCCATACTATCAGCAGTTAAGAGGGGGTGTGATATTTAAGTAACTCGGTGAGTAAATGATTCTTTATAAAAGGTTTCGATGATATTCAACGATTCTTATGCACCGTTTTAGTAAACTATATACATCAGTCTCTAAGTAAGAGTAGATTTGAGAGAATGTGAAATTACCAGACGTTCACCTAAGAATACCAGAAATTACGATACCTTTGAATAAGGTTGGTGTCGCTTCAGTTAAGATGCCCATCGGTTACCTGTGGTTTGAGAATGTGCAGGTGATGATGCTTCCCGTATTTGAAGCTTATATAGATCTACCTATAAATCTGAAAGGAATAAACGCTTCGAGGAATTATGAAGTCATCATCGAAGTTTTAAGGAGTGAGACGAGGGGTACGAGTAAGTTAGAAAAAGTTTGTGTTTCAATTGCGAAAGAATTATTAAAGAAGCATAGTTATGCTACTCGCTCCGAAGCACGTGCCTATGGTGAGCTTCTATTCAAAAGAACTACTCCAAAGACCCGCATTCGCACATATGAACCATCCGATATCATGGCATCTGCAATAGCTATGAGAATGGATGACGGCTCGATAAATGTAAAGAAATCTATAGGTGTGGGTGTTTTAGGACTTACCGCCTGCCCCTGTGCTCAAGAAGTATTGAAAGAGATTTCTAAGCGTGAGTTAAAAAGGGGATCGAAGATCGATGATGAATTAATTGAAAGATTATTTCAAAAGATGCCTCTAGCTACACATATGCAACGTGCTTACGGTTCTATTCATGTGGAAATCCCTGAAAGTTGTGATATCGATGCCCAAGATCTGGTAAAGATCATCGAAGATTCGATGAGTTCATCTACTTATGGTCTATTGAAGAGGGTCGATGAAGTCGAGGTCATCAAGACGGCTCTGTATAGACCGAGGTTTGCTGAAGATGTTATAAGGTACATGATCGTGAATTTTGTAAATAGATTCCCTGAACTTCCCAATGAAACGCAAGTGACCTTCTATCTTAAAAGTTTGGAGAGTATTCATAAACACGATTTTGTAGCTGAGGTAATCGATAACTTAGGGCATTTAAGAGAGATTTTGAATGCTAATAAGAAAGGGGTTGATTATGAAGGAAGGGATTGAGAGTATTGTACGTAAATACTTTGATCAGAGCTTAACCGATCGCGAAAGGGCGATCTTTGAAGGAGGTATCGCTCTAGGTGCACTCTACCACCAATTCATAGGCATACCTATCTGTAGAGATCGTAAAGTGGTATCGATGTTAGAGAGAGCTATTGAGGAGGTTATGAAGCTTCAACCATATCGGGAGAAGGTAGATGTAAAGATCGATATTAGGAAGATCAAGGGTAGGAAAAGAGATCCATACGATTATGAAGTGTTAAAGGGGAGGCATATAAATGCGAAGTTGACCGTAAAGTATGGGAAAGCTACAGCGGTCGTAGTTATGAAGTATATCGATGAGTTAGATTATACACTTATGTATGTAGAGAAGGTAGAAGAGAGTCCATAAAGTCCATAGGTATAAACTTACATACTTTATTTAACAAATAAAAAGTGAAAAGTGAATGGAGTATAGTACGATCGTAACACTTTATGGAGCGGTCGGAAGGATCGGTGGAAATATTGTACTCATCGAATATAAAGATCGGCCGATCATCATCGATTTTGGAAAGGATTTTAAACAGTATCGTAAGTACTTCGAATTTCCATCCCCTCTACCTACAAGATCTATCACAAGAGAGTTGATAAAGACCGAGATAGTACCACAGATCAGAGATTCAAAGGGTAACATTTTACCCCTATATGAAAAATTTGAAGATGGGCGGTTGATCGAAGAAGAAGGTGAATCACCAGTAAAGGATGTCTTTATTTCTCATGCGCACATGGACCATTCGGGCTTTCTTACACTTTTACGTAAGCAGATAAAGATCCACATGGGAGGTATGGCGAATCTCATCTATTCAACGATGATGATGACGAAGAGGGAGGTGACTTTGGAGAGTAAGCTCTATTGGGATGAATGTGGTAAGGGAGAGCGCATCGCCAGATTGAAGATCGAGCCTTTCCACAGAGGCTCAAAGATCGATATCGATGGTATACAAATCATTCCATACCCTGTCGATCATAGTGTACCGGGTGCGTACGGATTTATCGTACAAACCCCTGATAAAAAGATAGGTTACACGGGCGATTTTAGGATGCATGGACCAGCACATACGTTAACGGAAGATTTTAAGGAAGCCCTTTCAAAAGAGCCCTTGGACCTTCTTATCTGTGAAGGAACGAATATGGGTATTGGTAGAGTGGAGTCTGAGGAGCGTGTTGAGAAAGATGCATACAAACTTATTGAAACATCATTTAAGAGTGGGAATAGACTAGTAATCGTCGAAGTCAGATCTTCCGATATCGATCGTATCATTACCTTCGCCCAAATCGCCAAAGAGCTCGATTCTAAAATAGCGGTAACGCCTCGAATGGGCTACCTCTTATACCAGATTCAAAGATCTGGCTTGGATAGAAGGCTTTTGCGAAGTATACCATCTTTATATAAAGATGTTAAAGTTTTGATGAAGAGTAAGGCACGATTGGAGTGGTGGGAAAAGGATCTGTTGGAGGATCAGAGGATCGAGACGATCGATCATACCGAATTGAAGAGCCCTTCATCCAAAACGATCGTATTAGATTCGGGTCGATTTAACGTATTCGAAGTAACCCCGCCGCCTGGCACACTCTATATACAAAGCATTTCAGAGCATATCGATGAAGAGGAAGAGTTTGGAGAGGAGCGCTTTATAAATGCGATGGCACTCTATGGTATCATCGTCTATCGCCTTCATAGCTCCGGCCACGTAGAGCCTATCGATCTGATCAACTTTATCAATGAAGTGAAGCCTAAAAGATTGATCCCTATTCATACAGAGCATCCGGAAGCATTTTCAGAGATCTTTAAAGGCAAGATGGAAGTTTTGTTGGTCGAAAAAGGTTACCACATAAAATTATGATTATGATGATATAAGAGATGTAGAATAGAGCAGAGTCTGATATGGTACAAAGGTATCCTCTCCAACGTATTGAGGGGAAGGGTATCTACACATTGATAATAGAAGTTTTCAGAGAGATAGAGGTAGAGGTAGGTCGTTTAGGTTGTAAACGATACCCTGCAGGCCTATATACTTATACGGGTTCAGCCTTAGGTCCTAGTAAAAATTCACTATTTAATAGGCTATCTAGACACCTTCGTGTGAAGAAGAGAATCTTTTGGCACATCGACCATTTACTTAAAAGTGGCTTTGTAAAAGTTAAAGCTATCGTATATTCACAGACTGACGAGCCTTATGAGTGTTTAGTCAATCGAATATTGATGGGAAGATCGATAAAACTCCCACATCTGGAAGGGTTTGGGGCGAGTGATTGTATGAAAGGTTGCAGAACTCATTTACTCTATTTTGGAACCCTCAATGATGTAGTAACCTTTGTACACGATGCGTATAGATCGATCGGTCTCGATCCAAAAGTCATTTCTCATGAAGAGTTTCACATATTCAAAAGTGAAGTCGATCGATCTTCAATCTAATTTACTTATTCACTTAATTTCGAATTTTATATTGAATATCATTGAGCATCAATTTACAGTTCAAGAGGGCTTTTCTTTCTCTGCGATCCTTTCCATGATCTGTAAATATTGGAGGAGGAGAGATGCCAATTGTGTTTGCTTCTCTACATTCGCTTCTACCTTTAATTGGTTACTCACTTCTTGAATCTTGGTTATTATAAGATCCTTAAGGTTTGCAACTACTTCACTGAACGATGGGACTTCGAGCTCCATCGGTGATTCTATAGAACCACAGTTGACACATAACGTTCGACCTTTGTACCGGACTTGCACCCCTCCACATTTGATACAAGGCTCCTTGAGTAGGGTCCCTCCCCTCCTCATGAGTTCTACCGCTATATCCATCCTTCGTTTCGTATCTTCAGACAAACTAGATACTTTAACACAAATGCTATATGTAAACTTTAAGATGGAATGATGATAGGAAGAGGGCTGAAGAGTTTATAAGATGATCTCCTTATTTCACCATCTTTTCGAAGCATAACATAATCGATTTATGGATGTGTATAGATACTCTATAATGATCGATAACTACCTACTTCGTTCAACCACCCTTCCCAATAGGATGGTGCAAAGTTGTTAAGTAAGCTCATCACGTTGATGAAGGATGAAGTGTTACTCGTTAAAGGACCTGCTACGGTAAGAGTAAAGAGTGGAGGAGCATCGGTTCTAGGTGCCACTTTAAAGATCGATCACGAAGTTTTAGTTAGGAAGAATAAAGTTTTACCATTTGAGTCGAATGGTGAATCTTCATTTATAGTTACATTGGGGGATGATGGTGATTACAGTGTGGAGTGTGGCGATGTAGGTACTAGAATATGGAAGGATGTGGTGGATAAGGTATTTAAAAACGATCTACCAAAGAGGCTGATATTAATAGGTAAAACAGATTCTGGCAAATCCACTTTGGCGACTTATCTCACTAACATCGCAGTATCAAAAGGTTTGAAGGTAGGTATTGTGGATGGTGATGTAGGGCAGAACGATTTAGGCCCACCGGGTAGTGTGGGTGTTAAAGTTGTGGAGGATTCGATCTTCGATCTACGTGATCTCTCTGCAGAGCGGTTGAACTTTATCGGTGTAACTTCTCCTAGGTATAAATTCGTTGAGAATAGTTTGATGAGTGCGATAAGGGATTTGGTTGAGAG
Proteins encoded in this window:
- a CDS encoding succinate--CoA ligase subunit alpha, which translates into the protein MAILLDEKTTVLIQGITGREGSARALFMKNYGTKVVAGVTPGRGGTTEAGVPVYDTVEQAIKHHGPIDCSVTFVPGPFLKDAVMEALECDIKFIVMPVERVPLHDIMEMVAFAKRKGAKLLGPGSIGIISPGKAAAGWLGGTAERARVVFKPGDIGVLSRSGGQASTIPWILKQAGFGVSTAIHVGTEPIVGMSFGDILPLFEKDEETRAVVAFGEIGGLHEEEAAEVIRRGEFTKPFVIYIAGAWAPEGMRFSHASSIIEHGRGSAKSKIETLKSVGAYVVNRPEEIIPTLKYVLGK
- a CDS encoding acetate--CoA ligase family protein; translated protein: MVRLYEYQGKQLLKNVGVPIPEGGVASTPEEARVIAEKIGKPVVVKAQVWVTGRFKAGGIKFANSPQEAEGFARELLGKEIKGNPVEKVLVEEKLDIQREFYTGVIIDTSREVRAPVLIFSSEGGVDIEEIAKEHPEKIARMVVDIFRGVKVYDAFNLALRCGISNDLLRPLSTAICGIYEVFRKYDARVAEINPLVLTKDNKICAADCRITIDDSSVYRHPELEIEIAREMNKPPTELDKIAWSVEKNDYRGVGYFMQMVKEIKEPGYIGYHGIGGGGAILGVDALNRYGLKIANYADTSGNPTAAKIYRIAKIILSQPGIEGYMLGGFVIANQEQWHHAHAIVKALREELANKPGFPVLILICGNKEEESIEILKEGLRDLPIRLEIYGSEHVYDTDFIAQRMRALIDEYRKERGIRGG
- a CDS encoding threonine synthase, with protein sequence MECSLCGKSYNLNDLIYRCEVCDYPLEVRYDYERIYSSLKKGRLFKDRQYNIWRYIELLPPTRKIISMDEGWTPLIKSERLNERLKVKNLFIKDETRNPTYSFKDRGSSVGVSKAIDIGARFVICASTGNMATSLAAYSARAGIGCVILIPSDTPLEKLTHTLVYSPIVISMGVPYSQLYRFAIELSVKYGFYVVQSDSPMRVEGQKTASFEICEQLDWNVPDKILIPTSSGGNISAYWKGLKEFYELGLINELPQLIAIQAEGCSPIVSAFKNGYDKIRPFDKSRTIAHAISNPDPPSGVRVLKLLRESKGFAESVSDDEMLRAQILLAKYTGIFAEPAGAASIAGLIKLIEDDRIEEDEKIVCVVTGSGLKDIKSISPMIGKPFEANSIDELNNILQTFFVKIQFSNF
- a CDS encoding zinc metalloprotease HtpX codes for the protein MHILKLHLSMIGTLAFIIGISTLFFAVILSLVNALSFYTLIFFVVAINLIQWLIAPYLIDAMYRVKEISEAENPKIYNMVRRICQRTRFPIPKVMIANIPIPNAFAYGSPIAGRRVAVTTELLKTLEDEEVEAVLAHEIGHLKHRDVQIMMFASVLPAIVYYIGYSLMISGMYERRSREGGGALLIGIAAMALYWVLSLFVMGLSRLREYYADQHAVRNVDEGGRKLSEALAKITMQTGRYKLHHGNTGGFSSFKALFISDPDRADQDEVLLAKSRFTRTDSELVREILSRKVTIADRIMELFSTHPNIVKRIKALQGA
- a CDS encoding 4Fe-4S binding protein — encoded protein: MAPIDPDFKSKRTVVGKHQGHDVWGPVDPPKRLGIHGSTVCVDFDVCIAEGICIDVCPVGVYEWVETPGHDPRLINPNSPPPKAERKSDPVRESDCIFCLACETQCPVKAIKVFPP
- the mptA gene encoding GTP cyclohydrolase MptA, giving the protein MKLPDVHLRIPEITIPLNKVGVASVKMPIGYLWFENVQVMMLPVFEAYIDLPINLKGINASRNYEVIIEVLRSETRGTSKLEKVCVSIAKELLKKHSYATRSEARAYGELLFKRTTPKTRIRTYEPSDIMASAIAMRMDDGSINVKKSIGVGVLGLTACPCAQEVLKEISKRELKRGSKIDDELIERLFQKMPLATHMQRAYGSIHVEIPESCDIDAQDLVKIIEDSMSSSTYGLLKRVDEVEVIKTALYRPRFAEDVIRYMIVNFVNRFPELPNETQVTFYLKSLESIHKHDFVAEVIDNLGHLREILNANKKGVDYEGRD
- a CDS encoding dihydroneopterin aldolase family protein, with translation MKEGIESIVRKYFDQSLTDRERAIFEGGIALGALYHQFIGIPICRDRKVVSMLERAIEEVMKLQPYREKVDVKIDIRKIKGRKRDPYDYEVLKGRHINAKLTVKYGKATAVVVMKYIDELDYTLMYVEKVEESP
- a CDS encoding MBL fold metallo-hydrolase, translated to MEYSTIVTLYGAVGRIGGNIVLIEYKDRPIIIDFGKDFKQYRKYFEFPSPLPTRSITRELIKTEIVPQIRDSKGNILPLYEKFEDGRLIEEEGESPVKDVFISHAHMDHSGFLTLLRKQIKIHMGGMANLIYSTMMMTKREVTLESKLYWDECGKGERIARLKIEPFHRGSKIDIDGIQIIPYPVDHSVPGAYGFIVQTPDKKIGYTGDFRMHGPAHTLTEDFKEALSKEPLDLLICEGTNMGIGRVESEERVEKDAYKLIETSFKSGNRLVIVEVRSSDIDRIITFAQIAKELDSKIAVTPRMGYLLYQIQRSGLDRRLLRSIPSLYKDVKVLMKSKARLEWWEKDLLEDQRIETIDHTELKSPSSKTIVLDSGRFNVFEVTPPPGTLYIQSISEHIDEEEEFGEERFINAMALYGIIVYRLHSSGHVEPIDLINFINEVKPKRLIPIHTEHPEAFSEIFKGKMEVLLVEKGYHIKL
- a CDS encoding GIY-YIG nuclease family protein, coding for MVQRYPLQRIEGKGIYTLIIEVFREIEVEVGRLGCKRYPAGLYTYTGSALGPSKNSLFNRLSRHLRVKKRIFWHIDHLLKSGFVKVKAIVYSQTDEPYECLVNRILMGRSIKLPHLEGFGASDCMKGCRTHLLYFGTLNDVVTFVHDAYRSIGLDPKVISHEEFHIFKSEVDRSSI
- a CDS encoding autoantigen p27 domain-containing protein encodes the protein MSEDTKRRMDIAVELMRRGGTLLKEPCIKCGGVQVRYKGRTLCVNCGSIESPMELEVPSFSEVVANLKDLIITKIQEVSNQLKVEANVEKQTQLASLLLQYLQIMERIAEKEKPS